A single window of Chitinophaga sp. XS-30 DNA harbors:
- a CDS encoding serine hydrolase yields MKKTSSALFTLLLLAASAHSQQIPARLDTLITAWADQYKFNGTVLVARKGEILLHKGYGYRNVKDSILHDQHSVFQLGSVTKQFTASIVLKLQEERKLGIQDKISKYFPGYPKGDSITITNLLSHTSGIYNYTNDPAFMANEVSKPASREKMIALFRDKPLQFSPGTQYSYSNSGYSLLGYIIADATGMPYEQVVRRYIFGPLQMTHSGFDFTHLSNPEKATGYFNLTESGAMPAPIVDSSVSYAAGAIYSTTGDLYKWHQSLLQHSIISAASLKQALTRYKDKYGFGWIIDSIAGKEVVLHGGGIHGFNSFMASILEDDICVVMLNNFSNPHLDKISKDIFAILYNLPYQLPKQRIAIALPAGSLEQYTGVYELSPAFRITFTVKDGKLTGQPTNQSPATLYAEREDHFFLKAVDAQVRFTRDSSHHVNGMILYQNGREMPGRKMPIED; encoded by the coding sequence ATGAAAAAAACAAGCTCCGCCCTGTTCACCCTGTTACTCCTTGCCGCTTCTGCCCACAGCCAGCAAATACCCGCCCGGCTGGATACACTCATCACCGCCTGGGCTGACCAGTATAAATTCAACGGCACCGTGCTCGTGGCCCGCAAAGGTGAAATACTGCTCCATAAAGGATATGGATACCGGAATGTGAAAGACAGCATTCTTCATGATCAGCATTCCGTATTCCAGCTTGGCTCCGTTACCAAACAGTTTACGGCTTCCATTGTGCTGAAATTGCAGGAAGAACGCAAGCTTGGCATACAAGACAAGATCAGCAAATATTTCCCCGGGTATCCGAAAGGCGACAGCATTACCATCACCAACCTGCTCTCCCATACCTCCGGCATCTATAATTATACGAATGATCCGGCCTTCATGGCCAACGAAGTAAGCAAGCCCGCCAGCAGGGAAAAAATGATAGCGCTGTTCCGGGACAAGCCACTGCAGTTTTCTCCAGGTACACAATACAGTTACTCCAATTCCGGCTACAGTCTGCTGGGGTATATCATTGCCGATGCCACCGGTATGCCATATGAACAGGTGGTGCGCCGGTATATTTTCGGGCCCTTGCAGATGACGCATAGCGGTTTCGATTTCACGCATTTGTCCAATCCCGAAAAAGCAACGGGTTATTTCAACCTTACCGAAAGCGGCGCAATGCCCGCCCCTATTGTGGATTCTTCAGTTTCCTACGCCGCCGGGGCCATCTATTCCACTACGGGCGATCTGTACAAATGGCACCAATCCCTGCTGCAGCACAGTATCATCTCTGCGGCATCCTTAAAGCAGGCGCTTACCCGGTACAAAGACAAGTATGGTTTTGGCTGGATCATCGATTCCATTGCAGGGAAAGAAGTGGTGCTGCATGGCGGCGGCATTCACGGGTTTAACTCATTCATGGCTTCCATATTGGAAGATGATATATGCGTGGTAATGCTGAACAATTTTTCCAATCCCCATCTGGACAAGATATCCAAAGACATCTTTGCCATATTGTACAACCTCCCCTATCAACTGCCGAAACAGCGGATTGCCATTGCATTGCCTGCCGGCAGCCTGGAACAATACACCGGCGTTTACGAACTGTCGCCTGCGTTCCGGATCACTTTTACCGTAAAGGATGGCAAGCTGACCGGGCAACCCACCAACCAGTCCCCAGCCACGCTCTACGCGGAGCGGGAAGATCATTTTTTCCTGAAAGCCGTGGATGCGCAGGTCCGTTTCACGAGAGACAGCAGCCATCATGTGAACGGCATGATCCTGTACCAGAACGGTAGAGAAATGCCCGGCCGGAAAATGCCCATAGAAGATTGA
- a CDS encoding FecR family protein, which produces MQDDLRQLLEKYLAEELSAGEFERLWQALQEPANKKAWQRFMQDVWNNPQYQSLADDTAKRRVLENVRPLLHTMPADAADRKTLLKEMPVSGEGEAAPRRRRYLWWAAAACLVFAATALFWLKGRQSTPETLALRTVPVQQEVLPGGNKAILTLGDGSSITLDSAANGLLSQQGNVRVMKLANGQLAYDAGNGKALEVMYNTVRTPRGGAYRIVLPDGTAVWLNAASSITYPTAFTGKERKVKVSGEVYFEVAALKEANTRVPFIVDIISASGEQKGAVEVLGTHFNINAYDDEAAVKTTLLEGAVKIRKAGEAAVTLSPGQQAIFNTPVKITDDVDISQVIAWKDGYFKFTQADVSAMMRQAERWYDIKVEYPNGVPRDLFSGTLPRNVNLSQFLEILMYSDVNVRIDQRVVTINP; this is translated from the coding sequence ATGCAGGATGATTTGAGGCAATTATTGGAAAAATACCTGGCGGAAGAACTTTCTGCCGGGGAATTCGAGCGCCTTTGGCAAGCCTTGCAGGAGCCTGCGAACAAAAAGGCATGGCAGCGCTTTATGCAGGATGTATGGAATAACCCGCAATACCAAAGCCTGGCGGACGATACCGCCAAACGCAGGGTGCTTGAAAATGTCCGCCCTCTTCTCCATACTATGCCGGCTGATGCAGCTGATCGCAAAACTTTATTAAAAGAGATGCCTGTATCCGGAGAAGGAGAGGCCGCGCCGCGCAGGAGGCGTTACCTGTGGTGGGCGGCTGCCGCCTGCCTGGTGTTTGCCGCAACAGCCCTGTTCTGGTTAAAGGGCAGGCAGTCAACACCGGAAACTTTGGCCCTCCGTACTGTGCCGGTGCAACAGGAGGTGTTGCCGGGAGGGAATAAAGCCATTCTGACCCTTGGGGATGGCTCCAGTATCACGCTGGACAGTGCTGCCAACGGGCTGTTAAGCCAACAGGGGAATGTCAGGGTAATGAAACTTGCCAATGGCCAGCTGGCGTACGATGCGGGTAACGGAAAGGCTTTAGAGGTCATGTACAATACCGTGCGTACACCGCGCGGAGGCGCATATCGCATCGTTTTGCCGGACGGCACTGCGGTCTGGTTGAACGCGGCATCCTCCATTACCTATCCTACCGCATTTACCGGTAAGGAAAGAAAGGTAAAGGTCAGCGGGGAAGTATATTTTGAAGTGGCTGCACTGAAGGAAGCCAACACCAGAGTGCCTTTCATCGTAGACATTATATCCGCTTCCGGGGAGCAGAAAGGGGCTGTAGAAGTGCTCGGCACACATTTCAATATCAATGCGTATGATGATGAAGCCGCCGTAAAAACAACACTGCTGGAAGGCGCGGTAAAAATACGGAAAGCAGGAGAAGCGGCCGTGACCCTCAGTCCGGGTCAGCAGGCCATATTCAATACACCTGTAAAAATAACCGATGATGTAGATATCAGCCAGGTCATTGCCTGGAAAGACGGATATTTCAAGTTCACGCAAGCCGATGTAAGCGCCATGATGCGCCAGGCGGAAAGGTGGTACGATATAAAAGTGGAGTACCCGAACGGTGTACCGCGGGACCTCTTCAGCGGAACACTACCCAGGAATGTGAACCTGTCGCAGTTCCTCGAGATATTAATGTATAGCGATGTAAATGTCAGAATCGACCAAAGAGTCGTAACGATCAATCCATAA
- a CDS encoding amidohydrolase family protein: protein MDFEQYDPPSTLVVPEHKLSKAKFPFIDVHNHQRSLGSGNLNGVLKDMDALNMKVMVNLSGGNGEGLKRQTDNIRAHAPKRFIVFANISFNGIGEPGWTEKAVQQLETDVKNGANGLKVFKNLGLSVRDNTGKRVAIDDPRLDAIWEKCGALKIPVLIHAADPKPFWYPADDQNERWLELKTHPGRRRGPDNPAPWEQIIAEQHRMFKKHPRTTFINAHFGWYANDLAHLAELMEEIPHMYVEFGAVIAELGRQPIAARKFFEKYQDRILFGKDSWQPAEYSTYFRVLETADEYFPYHKKYHAFWRMYGMNLPDNILKKVYFRNALKIIPNIDKSLFE from the coding sequence ATGGATTTTGAACAATATGATCCCCCGTCTACGCTGGTCGTGCCGGAACATAAGCTCTCCAAAGCGAAATTCCCTTTTATTGATGTGCATAACCATCAGCGGAGCCTCGGTTCGGGGAACCTCAATGGCGTGCTGAAGGATATGGATGCCCTGAACATGAAAGTGATGGTGAACCTGAGCGGTGGTAACGGCGAGGGGTTGAAAAGGCAAACCGATAATATCCGGGCGCATGCGCCGAAGCGATTCATCGTTTTCGCCAATATCAGTTTTAATGGCATCGGAGAACCCGGCTGGACGGAAAAAGCGGTGCAGCAGCTGGAAACTGATGTGAAGAACGGCGCAAACGGGCTGAAGGTGTTCAAGAACCTTGGCCTCAGTGTAAGGGACAACACGGGGAAACGGGTAGCGATAGACGATCCCCGCCTGGATGCCATCTGGGAGAAATGCGGAGCGCTGAAAATACCGGTACTGATCCATGCGGCTGATCCCAAGCCATTCTGGTACCCAGCGGATGATCAGAACGAACGCTGGCTGGAGCTGAAAACGCATCCCGGCCGGAGAAGAGGGCCGGACAATCCCGCACCCTGGGAGCAGATCATTGCGGAGCAGCACCGGATGTTCAAAAAACATCCGCGCACTACTTTCATCAATGCCCATTTCGGCTGGTATGCAAATGATCTGGCACATCTCGCGGAGCTGATGGAGGAAATACCGCATATGTATGTGGAGTTCGGCGCCGTGATCGCAGAACTGGGGCGGCAGCCCATTGCGGCGCGGAAGTTTTTCGAAAAGTACCAGGACAGGATACTGTTCGGCAAGGATTCCTGGCAGCCCGCGGAATATTCCACCTATTTCCGGGTGCTGGAAACGGCGGACGAATATTTTCCTTATCATAAAAAATACCATGCTTTCTGGCGCATGTACGGCATGAACCTGCCGGATAACATACTGAAGAAAGTGTATTTCCGGAATGCGTTGAAGATCATTCCGAATATTGATAAAAGCCTTTTTGAATAA
- a CDS encoding TlpA disulfide reductase family protein yields the protein MKRILFLMLLPFTVAQAQVTIAPAFPERGQTVTVTYNPDGKGIPADAAEVTLVFPYSTFYDVPYRIKMKAQNGVWTTSFKLARYATFASFYLQSGEAVNRPAPDELYEVCVYKDKVPVCNAELHRAYSLGSAMGKSPQLGARQEEQYRKELKRYPDNYEAKVRLLAYQMNKAKTPKEKAKFRAEAHRVIADKFKTAATVPGDMNKVTMGYLIIGENSRLDSIRAVALERYPHTGLGRDLLTSAIAREKDTAKQIARYEAALKEENRENAADFDGMHERLFALYAARKDSAKALYHARFFSFPKDDSPYYPEKLKDIAQALLDNGIALDTARMFASRSLAMAERFPVGIIRYFPETGYIYPYATDSARQVVYNTAKGNLHSMLALIDMKQGKDAAAAKRMEQAIKSSIDKETVDNATLFYSATGRTRELQELEALRERDMQARIAKQEIRKPAPPLNTFVDMNGRPLDPASLKGKIVVIDFWATWCIPCMQEMPYLQKLYDQYRNDPDVAFMIVNSGARNTLADAQGWSGNKKYTFPVYYNTDPAIGDKFKFTVIPATYVIDKSGHIRFGNIGFEGPDVEMKLRLQIEMARNKE from the coding sequence ATGAAAAGAATCTTGTTTTTGATGTTGTTACCCTTTACTGTCGCACAAGCACAGGTGACCATTGCTCCGGCCTTCCCGGAGCGTGGTCAGACTGTGACGGTGACCTATAATCCCGATGGTAAAGGCATTCCTGCGGACGCGGCGGAAGTGACGCTGGTGTTCCCCTATTCTACTTTCTATGATGTGCCTTACCGCATCAAAATGAAAGCGCAGAACGGCGTCTGGACTACTTCGTTCAAGCTTGCCCGTTACGCCACCTTTGCTTCTTTCTATCTGCAGAGCGGCGAAGCGGTGAACAGGCCAGCGCCGGATGAGCTCTACGAAGTATGTGTGTATAAGGATAAAGTGCCGGTATGCAATGCGGAGCTGCACCGGGCTTACAGTCTTGGTTCCGCCATGGGCAAATCCCCTCAATTGGGCGCCCGCCAGGAGGAACAGTACCGGAAGGAGCTGAAACGTTATCCGGACAACTATGAGGCGAAAGTACGGTTGCTGGCTTACCAGATGAACAAGGCCAAAACCCCGAAGGAAAAAGCGAAATTCCGGGCGGAGGCGCACCGCGTGATAGCAGACAAGTTCAAAACGGCCGCCACTGTACCGGGAGATATGAACAAGGTGACCATGGGGTATCTGATCATCGGGGAGAACAGCCGTCTGGATTCCATCCGTGCGGTAGCCCTGGAGCGGTATCCGCATACCGGTCTCGGCCGCGACCTGCTGACTTCCGCCATTGCCAGGGAAAAAGACACAGCAAAACAGATCGCCAGGTACGAAGCAGCTTTAAAGGAAGAGAACAGGGAGAATGCGGCGGATTTCGACGGGATGCATGAAAGGCTTTTTGCGCTCTACGCCGCCCGGAAAGACAGTGCCAAAGCGCTGTACCATGCAAGATTCTTTTCCTTCCCCAAAGATGATAGTCCATATTACCCGGAAAAGCTGAAGGATATTGCGCAGGCCCTGCTGGATAACGGCATTGCGCTGGATACCGCAAGGATGTTCGCTTCCCGGTCGCTGGCTATGGCGGAGCGCTTTCCGGTGGGAATCATCCGTTACTTCCCGGAAACGGGGTATATCTACCCCTATGCAACGGACAGCGCCCGGCAGGTGGTGTACAATACGGCCAAAGGTAACCTGCACTCCATGCTGGCGCTGATAGATATGAAGCAGGGCAAAGATGCTGCGGCGGCAAAACGCATGGAACAGGCCATAAAATCGTCTATAGATAAGGAAACAGTGGATAACGCCACCCTGTTCTACTCTGCTACGGGGCGTACCCGGGAATTACAGGAGCTGGAAGCTTTGCGGGAGCGGGATATGCAGGCCAGGATAGCGAAACAGGAGATCCGCAAACCGGCGCCGCCGCTGAACACTTTTGTGGATATGAACGGCCGGCCGCTGGACCCTGCTTCGCTCAAAGGAAAGATCGTGGTGATCGATTTCTGGGCCACCTGGTGCATTCCCTGCATGCAGGAGATGCCCTACCTGCAAAAACTGTACGATCAATACCGGAACGACCCGGATGTGGCGTTCATGATCGTCAACAGCGGCGCCCGCAATACGCTGGCGGATGCCCAGGGATGGAGCGGGAATAAAAAATATACTTTCCCCGTGTATTATAATACAGACCCGGCGATCGGAGACAAGTTCAAATTCACCGTGATCCCCGCTACTTATGTGATCGACAAAAGCGGTCATATCCGGTTCGGGAATATCGGATTTGAAGGGCCGGACGTGGAAATGAAGCTGAGGCTGCAGATAGAGATGGCGCGCAACAAAGAATAA
- a CDS encoding RagB/SusD family nutrient uptake outer membrane protein codes for MKRTYVLIVTVSVMLLASCSKYVDTPLPKNELVSDLVFTSDKTATAAVTGLYSRMNAFNYFYANVLMNYLTAMQADDLYYFSPFANYDVFRNTSLLPNSQYVESMWRDQYAYIYHTNACIEGLNAATGLTPAVKDQLLGEAYFMRAFLHFYLVNMYGDVPLIVSTDYEENNVKPREQTSLVYARIIEDLKEAKTKMGADYPTGTRVRPNKGAATALLARVYLYTKQYGLAEQEATAVLQDGRYELLDDLNTVFLANSREALFQLQPVNVAGGRNTWEGFTSTPVTPTSTPLFRLDTTHLIPKFETGDKRRANWTGHVVTAAGANLYYPYKYKIRTTTSGTVSEYSMVMRVAEQYLIRAEARIQQDKLDLGRQDLDSIRHRAGLLPLNATLGKPALLLAVEQERKVELFCEWGHRWFDLKRTNRSTAVLGPIKGANWQPEDTLYPISSEARRTNIFLTQNDGYN; via the coding sequence ATGAAAAGAACTTATGTATTGATCGTCACCGTATCCGTCATGTTGCTCGCATCCTGCAGCAAGTATGTGGATACGCCATTGCCGAAGAACGAACTGGTGTCCGACCTTGTGTTCACAAGTGATAAAACCGCTACCGCAGCGGTAACCGGATTGTATTCCAGGATGAACGCATTCAATTATTTTTATGCGAATGTGCTCATGAATTACCTCACTGCCATGCAGGCCGATGACCTTTATTATTTCTCTCCTTTCGCCAATTACGATGTGTTCCGCAACACCAGTCTGCTGCCCAATAGTCAATATGTGGAAAGCATGTGGCGGGACCAGTATGCTTACATCTACCACACCAATGCCTGCATAGAAGGCCTGAACGCAGCAACCGGCCTGACGCCGGCCGTAAAGGACCAGTTGCTGGGCGAGGCGTATTTCATGCGGGCGTTCCTGCATTTCTACCTCGTGAATATGTATGGAGATGTGCCCCTGATCGTTTCCACCGATTATGAGGAGAACAATGTGAAGCCAAGGGAACAAACATCGCTGGTGTACGCGCGCATCATTGAGGACCTGAAGGAAGCAAAGACAAAAATGGGCGCGGATTATCCCACAGGTACCCGTGTACGCCCGAACAAAGGCGCTGCCACCGCATTGCTGGCCAGGGTGTACCTCTACACGAAGCAATACGGTCTGGCAGAGCAGGAAGCCACCGCAGTGCTGCAGGACGGCCGCTATGAATTGCTGGACGACCTGAACACCGTGTTCCTCGCCAACAGCCGCGAAGCCCTGTTCCAGCTGCAGCCGGTGAATGTTGCCGGAGGCCGCAACACCTGGGAAGGGTTTACTTCTACACCGGTTACGCCCACCAGTACCCCGCTGTTCCGGCTGGATACCACGCACCTGATCCCGAAATTCGAAACCGGCGACAAACGGAGAGCGAACTGGACGGGCCATGTAGTGACCGCAGCAGGCGCTAACCTGTATTATCCTTACAAATACAAGATCCGCACCACCACCTCCGGTACGGTTTCCGAATATTCCATGGTGATGCGCGTGGCCGAACAGTATCTCATCCGCGCGGAAGCCCGCATCCAGCAGGACAAGCTGGACCTGGGGCGGCAGGACCTCGATTCCATCCGTCACCGTGCAGGCCTGTTGCCGCTGAATGCAACGCTCGGCAAACCGGCCCTTCTCCTGGCCGTTGAGCAGGAGCGGAAAGTGGAGCTGTTCTGTGAATGGGGGCACCGCTGGTTCGACCTGAAACGTACCAACCGTTCTACCGCCGTGCTCGGTCCGATCAAAGGCGCCAACTGGCAGCCGGAAGATACCCTGTATCCCATCTCCAGCGAAGCGCGCAGGACCAATATATTCCTTACCCAGAATGACGGGTATAACTGA
- a CDS encoding class I SAM-dependent methyltransferase: MMRYISYFLYYWWHWGFGLACFVIRHEIAGERKYGIRTTGTSSLAGVVSEEDRDFITIYEPVNYYSASRLFDQLRPEDKKTGFLDVGSGLGRVLAIAAGNGFSDIHGVEFAPELCSASFAVKGILEKRHPGVTVTINCTDARYYSIPESIGVIFLFNPFNDRIMEAFIQQVLDSLQRKERPLKILYANPVSKELWLNAGFKETASFEKMTFLQGSVMERGA; encoded by the coding sequence GTGATGAGGTATATATCCTATTTTCTTTATTACTGGTGGCACTGGGGTTTCGGCCTGGCCTGCTTTGTGATCCGGCATGAGATCGCAGGGGAGCGGAAGTATGGTATCCGCACAACAGGTACCAGTAGCCTGGCCGGTGTTGTCAGTGAAGAGGACCGGGATTTTATTACGATATATGAGCCTGTCAACTATTATTCTGCGAGCAGGCTGTTTGACCAGTTGAGACCGGAAGATAAAAAGACCGGTTTCCTGGATGTGGGCTCCGGCCTGGGCCGCGTGCTGGCTATTGCCGCCGGGAACGGTTTTTCCGATATACATGGTGTGGAATTTGCGCCTGAGCTATGCAGCGCTTCTTTTGCCGTGAAGGGCATCCTGGAAAAGCGGCATCCGGGTGTTACTGTAACGATTAATTGTACAGATGCCCGTTATTATTCCATCCCGGAATCTATCGGCGTTATCTTCCTCTTCAATCCTTTTAACGACCGGATCATGGAGGCGTTCATTCAGCAGGTGCTGGACAGTCTGCAGCGGAAGGAGCGGCCCTTGAAAATATTGTACGCCAATCCTGTATCCAAGGAGTTGTGGCTGAATGCAGGGTTTAAAGAAACGGCATCGTTCGAGAAGATGACGTTTTTACAGGGGAGTGTGATGGAGCGGGGGGCATGA
- a CDS encoding RNA polymerase sigma factor, protein MSNSPYTDQLLLHEMAAGSEDAFCKLFDHYWNKVYASALVLTKSPQLAQDISQEVFLQLWQYREKAAGIQSLDGFLFVCARNLIFKKMSRMKLEDAYQHYLSSRMAVAAEDAGIRTELKELQSVVEAGIRRLPPQQQKAFRLSREKGLSHEEISRQMGVSRAAVKDYIVRSIAFLRKYMQEHAILLTSLYSCLFRQD, encoded by the coding sequence TTGTCAAATTCACCTTATACTGACCAACTATTGCTCCACGAGATGGCTGCGGGAAGTGAGGACGCTTTCTGCAAGTTATTTGATCATTACTGGAATAAGGTGTACGCCTCGGCCCTGGTGCTGACAAAATCCCCGCAGCTGGCGCAGGACATTTCCCAGGAAGTGTTTCTCCAGCTCTGGCAATACCGCGAAAAAGCGGCGGGTATCCAAAGCCTGGACGGTTTTCTGTTCGTCTGCGCCCGGAACCTCATCTTCAAGAAAATGAGCCGGATGAAGCTGGAAGACGCTTACCAGCATTACCTCAGTTCCCGTATGGCCGTTGCGGCCGAAGATGCCGGGATACGGACTGAACTGAAGGAACTGCAATCCGTGGTGGAAGCCGGTATCCGCAGGCTGCCGCCACAGCAGCAGAAAGCCTTCCGCTTAAGCCGGGAAAAGGGCCTCAGCCACGAGGAGATCAGCCGTCAGATGGGCGTGAGCCGCGCGGCTGTGAAAGACTACATCGTTCGTTCCATCGCTTTTCTCAGAAAGTATATGCAGGAACATGCCATTTTGCTCACAAGTCTTTACAGCTGCCTCTTCCGGCAGGATTGA
- a CDS encoding NUMOD1 domain-containing DNA-binding protein, protein MPSTQTAHTVNLRTDIILPAYLDMTMEDRPGEHWKDIPGFKNRFQISSHGRIKRMARKILDTQGGAYTLPAMIRKAVVNKDRNFHTLDWTYRLQIVLQYRNRKYSFQVARLLYHCFVQPFHLKDASLVVSTLNLDGLDLRPENLVLLTQSEKCRRPYHTGRQSSHLSTDKFRLIAAIEASKKKTNIMVSQYDAGGRYIATFPSITEAARSTGICYASIAYAARQPARKAGGFFWRKGDANKINLKQVQEIIRKRQVLYREKKGIKVMQCDAAGNVIAFFSAISDAAKKTGISHKTIANALKRGDSGIGGRVWKRQ, encoded by the coding sequence ATGCCCAGCACCCAAACAGCGCACACTGTAAACCTGCGCACAGATATAATCCTGCCAGCATACCTGGATATGACCATGGAAGACCGGCCCGGTGAACACTGGAAAGATATTCCGGGATTCAAAAACCGTTTTCAGATCTCCAGCCACGGCAGAATAAAACGCATGGCCCGGAAGATACTGGACACACAGGGCGGCGCGTACACCCTGCCCGCTATGATCCGTAAGGCCGTGGTCAATAAAGACCGGAACTTCCATACGCTGGACTGGACCTATCGCCTGCAGATCGTACTGCAATACCGGAACCGGAAATATTCTTTCCAGGTAGCGAGACTGCTTTACCATTGCTTTGTGCAGCCATTCCACCTGAAAGATGCTTCACTGGTCGTATCCACTTTGAATCTTGACGGGCTGGACCTCCGGCCGGAAAATCTCGTGCTGCTGACCCAGTCCGAAAAATGCCGGCGCCCGTATCATACCGGCCGGCAAAGCAGCCATTTGTCCACCGACAAGTTCAGGCTCATTGCCGCTATTGAAGCTTCAAAGAAAAAGACGAACATCATGGTATCCCAATACGATGCCGGCGGGCGTTATATCGCTACTTTTCCCAGCATTACGGAGGCTGCGCGGAGCACGGGCATCTGTTATGCTTCCATCGCTTATGCCGCGCGGCAGCCCGCACGGAAAGCGGGCGGCTTTTTCTGGCGGAAAGGCGATGCCAACAAGATCAATCTGAAACAGGTGCAGGAGATCATCCGGAAGCGGCAGGTGCTTTACCGGGAAAAGAAAGGGATAAAGGTGATGCAATGCGATGCCGCGGGGAATGTCATCGCGTTCTTTTCCGCCATTTCAGACGCCGCGAAGAAAACGGGGATCAGTCATAAAACCATTGCGAACGCCCTCAAAAGAGGGGATTCCGGCATTGGCGGCCGGGTCTGGAAAAGGCAGTAA